ggttttttatataaaaaacgtttactaaatattaaaatgtgatattaaagttaaataaaaagaaaatgaagaatAATGAATAAGACAAAGATCactcaaaattaaagaattatgcgacgatttttttccaaaacaatttaacacatcttcaatattttatgacaaCAAAAAACTAATTCAAAGTCAAAAgttatattcatttataattaaaaatgaaaaaaaaatttttaagtttgaaATCCTTTCCCTCATTTTAGATACGCCCATGGCGCATTCCTATCATCGATTCGCACAGGAGAAACATAACCTTACGTATTGCTGGAAAAAGCGAGGGGACtcttcgataaaaaaaaaacttcatttaaaaatactattaagGGCCAAAGGTTGTACATGACCAATCGCAAGACctgcaatctttttttttgcttcaaGGACCGTTTTGTTCTTCGAGattgaaaattgaattaacTTAATTGTTTCTAGGACCGTTATCAAAACCATTAatgatgtataaatatttatacatcaCCGTCTTTTACTGACTTTGCTTCCgctatgatattgcacattttcTCGCGATTATATGCTGATAAGGGGATGCtccaaattttgataaatcatACGATGCACTGTAATGTAGGTATATGGAAATTATACAGTCAGGTTTTTCAAAgtgttttttaaaactttatttttacagagtAAAATTGCATTTGTGCAATCGATTAGTcgacgatttaaaaaattgtcttacACGGCGTTCTAAGAAACTTTGAAATTTGCAATACACTTTGCCTCGAAatgcaaaagaaaagaatgctGAAAGATTGCCTATTAGAAACATACTATGTAAACGTTgcttttaagtaatattttaattcgctGTTATTAaagtatcattaaaataacaaagaatatATTTCGAAGGAAATATATTCTTGATTTGAGTAACagttaatacttaaaaaatactttataagaatttagGAAACAAAGAATTGACAATGTTTCCTCTATCTCTAGTTAGTGCGGATTACTTTACAGGCGtcgcaaaaaaattacaatgaaTCCTAATACTATTcattagttattttaattgtttcacgTGGCGGGCAATGATATTACAGCGAAAACTTCCGCGCGTCATATGTATCCTTTTTCAACGGCGTGAACTATCACGTCCGCTATTCTTCGTCTTTCGCTTGCTGTTGCGATGGAAAATGTCACCCCGTCACTGATATCTACTGCCTGATCGCCCTTAACAGCGGTGTCTATGCTGAATGACTCGGACACGTCCACCAGGCACAGCACGATAGCGTCAAGCGAAGTGAACACACCAAATACGAATTGCTCCTGCACCTGAAAATTAACATCAATATTAGCGTTAATGCAGGATTGGACCGATGTCCTTGCCGTCGCATTCGATAACgatcgttactttttttgccTGTGAATACTAATAACGAATTTCATCGGTACTTTatataaacgttaaaaaaaaaaacacgtgtaTGGACCATGTTGAGTACGTGAACCATGATCAGTATGTGTTTTTCCTtgtctatataaaattatctagatgataaaataattctattcttactttattttgagaaaaattgtcAGGAAACTACTCTCACCTCTTTCATAAACAAATCCCAAGGATAAAGCTTCTCGGGATCGGATCCGAGTAATTTAATGGCACTGCTCAATTCGGAGTGATAGAATTTTAATAGCTCGTCGAAGTACTGATCACGAAATGACTTCAGGGTGCAAGCGTAAATTAGAAACGACAGGTCTATGATAGGACTCGCGCAACGTGCGAGCTGAAAGTCGAGCATCAACGCCTGCTTTTGATTTTGCCCAATGTCGCGAAATAAGAAATTCGGCCCCCAACAATCGCCTTCGACTATGACAGATGTAGGAGCGTCGCCTCTCTTACATAATTCCGTGCACTTGTCGAAAAGAGCGTTAGATTCGTAAGAATTGTATCGTTTTTCAGCCTTACTGTTGGGATATTCGGTAGCTAATGCGTGTTTAATCAAAACCCGTATTTTTTCCTGGAAAAACAAATCACTTTAGGCGGAGGGAAActaatttcaattttgctGTTACTTACGTGAAATCCTTTGTACCAGTTCCAGTGTTCAGGACCGAAGAAGGTTTCTTTTAAAGAATCTCTTATTTCTACGAACTCGTCCTTTCTTTGGTCTTTGTACGCAAATGAGATCGCGTGAAATTTGGACAGTGTTTTCAAGACAGCCGAACATTCTGTCCAGTCCAGGCAGTCGTGTCGCGTTATGGAGTGAAATCCTAAGCAAGAGGCATCTTCCAAGACTAGAAAACCGTTTTCGCTATCTGTGGAAGAGATTATATAACGTGGTATGCATAATAGATCACTTTGTCTCTTTTCCGCTAAGAAGTTTTCAAATTTGGAGATAATCTGcaataaatttagataatagTACGTTTGATTACGCaggtgaattttttttaacgaataatGCATCTGCATAAAACTAGTGgcatatagaaaaatttaagcaTTGAGCAAATCAACCAATTATAATCGAGAATTTAAAGCAATAGGATAAGAAATAGCAAACCGAAACtgttaaattgttttctttctaAACGCCTTACCGCtcgagtttttttatattccacTAGTCTAAGTTTCAAAAGTCTAAATCCAGCTATAAATTTACCtgcgtataaaaaataatttcattagaGAAGAAATCTGCACATCTAAGAGTCTTCCTCGTTCCAGGATTTTTTGGCATCGATTTCACAACAACATTCGCTTGCACATGTTGCTTCGGATCGCCGTCGGTAATTCCATACACTTTGCCCTTGTAGACAATTGACAAATAATTGTCGCCTTTAGCAGACCCCTCATTAAAATTCCATTTCGTCAGTTGCACCTTTTTCCCATTGCTTACTTTAGAGAGAATATTTATCAGCACTTCTTCcgtgaatttattattcactTCACTTAATGTGACACTCATCTTATTCTGAtccattttttctttcttaatattatataattatattaatatattgatataagcGTGAATTTTGATGCAATTTACTAATGCttcacaaaatttactaatatcttattaaatgttactatttatttatattaacgaaATTAACGATTAATTTCATAAGATTGATATTACGAGTGAGCGACAAATTGTACTAACTGACACTAAATTAAAGATGAGCCTGGTGCGCTTTATATAACTTATCTCACTACATTACGCTTTATCAGAGGTTGATAAAAACGTAGACAtagaacattataataatcagaGTAAAAATGCAGTGTCGTTGTAAtcaatagatataaatattaaatatataaaaaaggatgttaaatttattaaataatatttataatctgtattagtgtactttattattgcatttaatatcaaatatttggtcattaaaatttgaatcttttatacaatatacttaccaaatcaaattttaatagatttctGAAAGAAACAAACATGTATATCGTTATCGTTgttcattgtttcatataacaaatataaataaaaagtaaaatataatatcaatattctttaaaaaaaataacattttccacgaaaaaaattaaagaagtgGAGAATGAAAATGGAAAGAAATGGTACAATAAAACacaaaatcatataaatatgaGTACATACGTaactaatacattatatttatatattacaatataaaatttgtttataggAAACCTAAATTCGGAAACATTTTTGCGTAATGTGTGTCGGACTATGAATTCTGACATCACACTCTTGTCAAATTTATTCAAGTCATGCTATCCcgcgataaattaataatatatcgtGAACACAACTTGTGTAAAGGTGTCTTTCAACTAAAATTcgttctttataaaaatataaaatcaagagTATGTTTCACGTATATTTGATGCATCTAGAATGACTAAATCTAGTAGCACAAAACATTGGCACAATACTGGAAAgtaatgtaaatgcaatacccttaatattgatttaatattaa
This genomic stretch from Monomorium pharaonis isolate MP-MQ-018 chromosome 4, ASM1337386v2, whole genome shotgun sequence harbors:
- the LOC105830189 gene encoding uncharacterized protein LOC105830189, whose amino-acid sequence is MDQNKMSVTLSEVNNKFTEEVLINILSKVSNGKKVQLTKWNFNEGSAKGDNYLSIVYKGKVYGITDGDPKQHVQANVVVKSMPKNPGTRKTLRCADFFSNEIIFYTQIISKFENFLAEKRQSDLLCIPRYIISSTDSENGFLVLEDASCLGFHSITRHDCLDWTECSAVLKTLSKFHAISFAYKDQRKDEFVEIRDSLKETFFGPEHWNWYKGFHEKIRVLIKHALATEYPNSKAEKRYNSYESNALFDKCTELCKRGDAPTSVIVEGDCWGPNFLFRDIGQNQKQALMLDFQLARCASPIIDLSFLIYACTLKSFRDQYFDELLKFYHSELSSAIKLLGSDPEKLYPWDLFMKEVQEQFVFGVFTSLDAIVLCLVDVSESFSIDTAVKGDQAVDISDGVTFSIATASERRRIADVIVHAVEKGYI